From one Salinibacterium hongtaonis genomic stretch:
- a CDS encoding phosphotriesterase family protein gives MTVRTVPTFTGEVTAEQLGTTLIHEHVFVMSPELDVNMPHPEWDEEHAIERAIAGFERLYALGVRTVVDLTVLGHGRDVERVRRVAERVPVQLVAATGFYTSDVLPHHFQLNGPGRLVDGPDPLIDLFIGDIERGIAGTTIRAGMLKVASEAHGITPDVNRVFEAAAIAHIQTGVPVTTHSHAASHGGLEQQDLLERLGVGLDRVVIGHSGDTGDLDYLREVAARGSYLGFDRFGMDHMGSDEVRVRSLLALIEEGLTSQLVLSHDAAFFSRMTPPSWRAVNAPNWHMEQISRSILPRLVAEGVDAATIHQLMVENPRRVLCGE, from the coding sequence ATGACGGTGCGCACGGTTCCGACCTTCACCGGTGAGGTGACGGCGGAACAGCTCGGCACGACGCTCATTCACGAACACGTGTTCGTGATGAGCCCGGAGCTCGACGTGAACATGCCGCATCCCGAATGGGATGAAGAGCATGCGATCGAAAGAGCGATTGCCGGCTTCGAGCGTTTGTATGCGCTCGGCGTGCGCACCGTTGTCGATCTCACCGTGCTGGGGCACGGACGCGATGTTGAGCGCGTGCGTCGCGTCGCGGAACGGGTGCCCGTTCAGCTTGTCGCCGCGACGGGGTTTTACACGAGCGACGTGCTGCCGCACCATTTTCAGCTCAACGGACCGGGTCGGCTCGTCGACGGACCCGATCCCCTCATCGACCTCTTCATCGGCGATATCGAGCGAGGTATCGCCGGCACCACCATCCGTGCGGGCATGCTCAAGGTCGCGTCTGAGGCGCACGGAATCACTCCAGACGTGAACCGGGTCTTCGAGGCTGCGGCGATCGCCCATATCCAGACGGGGGTTCCCGTCACGACCCACTCCCACGCCGCCTCCCACGGTGGGCTAGAGCAGCAGGATCTTCTCGAGCGCCTCGGCGTCGGTCTCGACCGCGTCGTGATCGGCCATAGCGGCGACACGGGCGACCTCGACTACCTTCGCGAGGTTGCCGCCCGCGGTTCCTATCTCGGCTTCGACCGGTTTGGAATGGACCACATGGGTTCAGACGAGGTCAGAGTGCGCAGCCTCCTCGCGCTGATCGAGGAGGGTCTCACCTCCCAGCTGGTGTTGTCTCACGACGCCGCGTTCTTTAGCAGAATGACCCCTCCCTCGTGGCGTGCCGTCAACGCTCCCAACTGGCACATGGAGCAGATCTCGCGCTCGATCCTGCCAAGGCTCGTGGCAGAAGGCGTCGACGCTGCGACGATTCATCAGCTCATGGTCGAGAACCCCCGACGGGTGCTGTGCGGCGAATAG
- a CDS encoding TetR/AcrR family transcriptional regulator — protein sequence MTESSASSPVRRRDPERTRADLLTAATTVFAESGYAGTTVDDIAEQTRTTKRMIYYYFGSKEKLYLAVLENAYRGIREAERSQEVGDLPPIEAVRRIAELTYDHHLNHTEFIRLVSIENINHGRSIRRLDSLRDLNRPALGLLEDVLARGREAGMLRADVDALDVHLLISSYCFFQVANQHTFGYLFERDLLAEDRRDHHRNLIGDVVVAWLSAPL from the coding sequence GTGACCGAATCTTCTGCTTCTTCACCTGTGCGGCGCCGGGATCCGGAACGCACCCGTGCCGACCTGCTCACCGCAGCAACCACCGTCTTCGCCGAGTCCGGATATGCGGGCACAACGGTCGACGATATTGCCGAGCAGACGCGCACGACCAAGCGCATGATCTATTACTACTTCGGCAGCAAGGAGAAGCTGTACCTTGCCGTGCTGGAGAACGCCTACCGCGGCATCCGTGAGGCAGAACGGTCGCAGGAGGTCGGCGATCTGCCCCCCATCGAGGCCGTCCGCCGCATCGCCGAATTGACCTACGACCATCACCTCAACCACACCGAGTTCATTCGCCTGGTGTCGATCGAGAACATCAACCACGGCAGGTCCATCCGCCGACTCGACTCGCTGCGGGATCTCAACCGGCCCGCATTGGGCCTGCTCGAAGACGTACTCGCTCGCGGGCGCGAGGCGGGAATGCTCAGGGCAGATGTCGACGCGCTCGACGTGCACCTACTCATCAGCTCGTACTGCTTCTTTCAGGTGGCCAACCAGCACACCTTCGGGTACCTCTTTGAGCGCGATCTATTGGCCGAGGATCGCCGCGACCACCATCGCAACCTCATTGGCGACGTGGTAGTCGCCTGGCTTTCTGCCCCGTTGTAG
- a CDS encoding asparaginase, with translation MAHIHVLGTGGTIASRSHGDAGGVAEASTAELVSGLAHDHRISHRDILTLGSYRLTLAHLRLIAEGVAEAAADPDVDGIVVTHGTDTLEETAYLLDLVKASPKPVVLTGAQQMADSLAPDGPRNLAEAIAVAANHSMRGLGALISFSGTVRTARGARKAHTVAASPFRGGIEVAHFAGEELVPAAVLGNHTPLDLPTPRFDSTVVDIVTTYVGAESTLLTAALGRADGVVIAGSGVGNAGPGFAEAIAQSAKPVVLSTRVPWGPVVPTYGNGGGIDLVASGAVVSGDLNPFQARILAALLISQGHTGADFAEWFARHR, from the coding sequence ATGGCACACATTCACGTTCTCGGCACCGGCGGCACCATCGCATCCCGTTCGCACGGCGATGCCGGGGGAGTGGCGGAGGCCAGCACCGCAGAACTCGTCTCAGGTCTCGCGCATGACCATCGCATCTCGCACCGCGACATCCTGACACTCGGCAGCTACCGGCTCACCCTCGCGCACCTGCGGCTCATCGCGGAGGGCGTCGCCGAGGCCGCAGCAGACCCTGATGTCGACGGCATCGTCGTGACCCACGGCACCGATACTCTCGAAGAAACCGCCTACCTGCTCGATCTTGTCAAGGCCTCTCCCAAGCCCGTCGTTCTCACAGGAGCGCAGCAGATGGCCGATTCCCTGGCCCCCGATGGGCCCAGAAACCTGGCAGAGGCGATCGCCGTGGCCGCGAATCACAGCATGCGTGGGCTCGGCGCCCTCATCTCCTTTAGTGGCACCGTGCGCACCGCTCGGGGTGCGCGCAAAGCCCACACCGTAGCCGCCTCACCCTTTCGCGGCGGCATCGAGGTGGCCCACTTTGCGGGGGAGGAGCTTGTCCCCGCCGCAGTGCTCGGCAACCACACACCGCTCGACCTGCCCACCCCACGCTTCGACAGCACCGTCGTCGATATCGTCACAACGTATGTCGGCGCGGAATCGACGCTGCTCACGGCCGCTCTCGGCCGCGCAGACGGCGTCGTCATCGCCGGTTCGGGAGTGGGCAACGCCGGCCCGGGGTTTGCCGAAGCGATTGCCCAGTCTGCCAAGCCCGTCGTGCTCTCGACCCGCGTGCCGTGGGGACCGGTCGTTCCCACCTACGGCAACGGTGGCGGCATCGACCTTGTAGCGTCCGGAGCCGTCGTCTCTGGCGATCTCAACCCGTTTCAAGCCCGCATTCTCGCCGCTCTTCTGATCTCGCAGGGGCACACGGGGGCGGACTTCGCCGAGTG